One stretch of Chloroflexota bacterium DNA includes these proteins:
- a CDS encoding ABC transporter permease, which translates to MMPALAVFTGLVIGAIVIAITDANVIAAYGNFLRAPGTALAATWRSIASAYGALFYGSLGSPKELYQAIQIYRSTGDNAPFLRAIWPITESLVASTPYIFGGLAVALGFRCGLFNIGAEGQIGIGALAAAWVGYSITGLPQFIHLPLAILAGALGGAFWAAIPGYLKAKTGAHEVVNTIMMNWISFRLSDWLLNGPMKAPGYRPITPNIEPTATLPRFFPSPIRFHAGFFLALAIAGLVYWFLFKTTLGFEIRTVGANPRAARYAGMSITRNIILAMVFSGALAGLAGASQVLGVDHWVGQGFSAGYGFDSIALALLGKSHPGGVVLASLLFGTLRSGATRMQSLAGIPIDIISIIQGLVIMFVAAPATIRWLYRIRVERIEEVVLTRGWGK; encoded by the coding sequence ATGATGCCGGCGTTAGCGGTGTTCACTGGCTTGGTCATTGGAGCGATCGTCATTGCGATCACGGACGCGAATGTGATAGCGGCGTATGGTAACTTCCTCCGTGCACCGGGTACGGCCCTGGCTGCTACCTGGAGGTCTATTGCCAGTGCGTACGGTGCCCTATTCTATGGCTCTCTGGGAAGCCCGAAAGAACTCTATCAGGCCATCCAGATTTATCGGAGCACAGGGGATAATGCACCATTCCTGCGTGCCATCTGGCCTATCACAGAGAGTCTGGTGGCTTCCACTCCGTATATCTTTGGCGGCCTGGCCGTCGCCTTGGGGTTCCGTTGTGGCTTGTTCAATATTGGCGCGGAGGGACAGATTGGGATCGGGGCATTGGCAGCAGCCTGGGTTGGATATAGCATTACTGGCCTTCCTCAGTTCATCCATCTTCCGCTGGCTATCCTGGCTGGGGCACTGGGAGGGGCTTTCTGGGCTGCCATCCCCGGCTATCTCAAAGCCAAGACCGGAGCCCACGAGGTGGTCAACACCATCATGATGAACTGGATTTCCTTTCGATTGAGCGATTGGCTGCTCAATGGCCCTATGAAGGCTCCCGGCTACCGACCTATCACTCCTAATATCGAACCCACTGCCACCCTGCCGCGGTTTTTCCCTTCACCGATCCGTTTCCATGCCGGTTTTTTCTTGGCTCTCGCCATTGCGGGCCTGGTCTACTGGTTCCTCTTCAAGACCACTCTAGGTTTTGAAATTCGGACGGTGGGCGCCAACCCTCGGGCGGCTCGGTATGCTGGGATGAGCATTACTCGCAATATTATCTTAGCCATGGTCTTCAGTGGGGCCTTGGCCGGCCTCGCTGGGGCAAGTCAGGTCCTGGGGGTAGACCACTGGGTAGGACAAGGGTTCTCTGCTGGTTATGGCTTTGACTCCATCGCCCTGGCTCTGTTGGGCAAGAGTCACCCCGGGGGCGTCGTCTTGGCCTCCTTGTTGTTCGGCACGTTGCGCAGTGGAGCCACTCGTATGCAGTCCCTGGCCGGCATTCCCATTGATATCATCTCCATCATCCAAGGATTGGTCATTATGTTCGTGGCTGCCCCGGCTACTATTCGCTGGCTCTACCGCATCCGAGTGGAACGCATAGAAGAAGTCGTCCTGACTCGGGGATGGGGGAAGTGA